The following are encoded together in the Candidatus Krumholzibacteriia bacterium genome:
- a CDS encoding DUF4175 family protein — MNRSTAHSDSSTRLKTRLRRELRWLRLRLVGHALIMLLGGVGLMGAAAVITVPGWSRLGEPAAWVLWALLGLAVGWAVVFELIRPLRRVANLKGFSRTLEEHGEYSNLLEAATQFSSHRHADPVVRGASPELVGEIVRRASEMADATRLAPRVPLVGVGGNVVLAGVALLLWIFVGLGAPERVHWATSVLANPSSLRTVQPTAGLYAVSGDQRVAVGGDLELTVHDFVEGDEDVVLELNRTGDFWQQKDTELAPVPEDPAPYRRARISLAGIEDPFRYRFRKGTAVSGTHRVEVRERPVITDLGMRLVPPSYTGREPRELENPGGSLTVLEGTRVEIEGHASSPLRAARRLDETGAHALQADGDRFAGELVVTEDTAFRIELVDREGLSSEALTTYRLLAQPDEVPSVRVTLPAEDLPLERDLKMEIAGLAADDVGLSRLDLVYRNELETAWNRVPLFVDGDSTRAPEEILDLEVDRGTLDVAVNFVWDLGLLDLIPGDAVVYALEATDNNDLEGGQVTRSRTWRLRLPTIAEVFDLDREERQGESRELKDLLSQGQDVREDLERLNRELMKDPEPDWDKQQEIRETLERQQALREKLQDSIGDMQQQLEEFERNNAGSLELAEKMETVQELMESLQDDESLKAYLEAMEEAMEQLTPHEVQRQMEDALTDQEEFNRRLDRTIELLRQLERERQMSDLVEEVNEYLRRQDQLAELTDPGEETDPQEGDPQEGDPQEGEQQDGEQQDGDPSESGEQQSGEPQDGEQQDGEQQDDEQTPPSQLDEEELARMQEQLREETERLQERLQEALEQMQQEQQEGGSQESPSAEEMRKALEKALEQLQQEGAPSESMQDAEDQLAEGDRQEAREQQDEARRRLLSLYEVMLEGQQMMQSAQGKFAGEQLQQLAFDLLQLSHREEEVVDALRETVRGQRTRALTREQGRIHRALDGLNTDLEELARQDFNIPERLLGEMRQLVTLADDTVDELQRNRGRRSRDTAVQVMGDMNEIVIALLTAAKSAQSGGGGSGSPMPSPSEQMRQLTEDQSRLNGMTQQLRERMQQGLNAEERRQLAELQAQQQSIREQLDEIREQIDDERRVLGDLEDLGEAMERVEDDLGLGELTEDLERQQERILSRLLDAERSVRERDFAKRREGRGSEDLFRTQIGEEGIPGVEERENALRRYTAPERAPEAYQDDVRRYFRSIQRELDRREGGRR; from the coding sequence GTGAACCGCAGCACCGCACACAGCGACTCGTCGACCCGCCTCAAGACCCGCCTCCGCCGCGAGCTGCGCTGGCTGCGGCTGCGCCTGGTCGGCCACGCCCTGATCATGCTCCTCGGGGGCGTGGGGCTGATGGGCGCGGCGGCCGTGATCACGGTGCCCGGTTGGTCCCGACTGGGAGAACCCGCGGCCTGGGTGCTGTGGGCATTGCTCGGCCTCGCCGTCGGCTGGGCCGTGGTCTTCGAACTGATCCGTCCGCTGCGCCGGGTGGCGAACCTGAAGGGCTTCTCGCGCACGCTCGAGGAGCACGGCGAGTACTCGAACCTGCTCGAGGCGGCCACGCAGTTCTCGTCGCATCGTCACGCCGATCCCGTCGTGCGTGGCGCCTCTCCGGAGCTGGTCGGCGAGATCGTCCGCCGTGCCTCCGAGATGGCCGACGCGACCCGCCTCGCGCCACGCGTTCCCCTGGTGGGTGTCGGCGGGAACGTGGTCCTGGCCGGTGTGGCGCTGCTGCTGTGGATCTTCGTAGGTCTCGGGGCGCCCGAGCGGGTGCACTGGGCCACGTCGGTGCTCGCGAACCCGTCCTCGCTGCGAACGGTCCAGCCCACCGCCGGTCTGTACGCGGTCAGTGGGGACCAGCGCGTGGCCGTGGGCGGCGATCTCGAGCTCACCGTGCACGACTTCGTCGAGGGCGACGAGGACGTCGTGCTCGAGCTCAACCGTACCGGCGACTTCTGGCAGCAGAAGGACACCGAACTGGCCCCCGTGCCGGAGGACCCGGCTCCCTACCGACGCGCGCGCATCTCGCTGGCGGGAATCGAGGATCCCTTCCGCTACCGGTTCCGCAAGGGCACCGCCGTCAGCGGCACGCATCGAGTGGAGGTGCGCGAGCGCCCGGTGATCACCGATCTGGGTATGCGCCTGGTCCCGCCGTCCTACACGGGGCGCGAACCGCGCGAGCTCGAGAATCCCGGGGGCAGCCTCACCGTGCTCGAGGGCACGCGGGTGGAGATCGAGGGTCACGCCAGCAGTCCCCTGCGTGCGGCGCGACGCCTCGACGAGACCGGTGCGCATGCGTTGCAGGCCGACGGCGACCGCTTCGCCGGCGAACTCGTGGTGACCGAGGACACGGCCTTCCGCATCGAACTCGTCGACCGCGAGGGCCTCTCGAGCGAAGCGCTCACCACCTACCGGTTGCTCGCCCAGCCCGACGAGGTGCCGAGCGTCCGCGTGACGCTCCCCGCCGAGGACCTTCCCCTCGAGCGCGATCTGAAGATGGAGATCGCCGGTCTTGCCGCCGACGACGTCGGTCTGTCGCGCCTCGACCTCGTCTACCGCAACGAGCTCGAGACCGCGTGGAACCGCGTGCCCCTGTTCGTGGACGGCGACAGCACGCGGGCGCCCGAGGAGATCCTCGACCTCGAGGTCGACCGGGGAACGCTCGACGTCGCCGTGAACTTCGTCTGGGATCTCGGCCTGCTCGATCTGATCCCCGGCGACGCCGTGGTCTACGCACTCGAGGCCACCGACAACAACGACCTCGAAGGTGGTCAGGTCACTCGCAGCCGCACCTGGCGCCTGCGGCTGCCCACCATCGCCGAGGTCTTCGATCTCGACCGCGAGGAACGCCAGGGCGAGAGCCGCGAGCTGAAGGACCTGCTGTCGCAGGGCCAGGACGTGCGCGAGGATCTCGAACGGCTCAACCGCGAGCTGATGAAGGACCCCGAGCCCGACTGGGACAAGCAGCAGGAGATCCGCGAGACCCTCGAGCGCCAGCAGGCCTTGCGCGAGAAGCTGCAGGATTCGATCGGCGACATGCAGCAGCAGCTCGAGGAGTTCGAGCGCAACAACGCGGGCAGCCTCGAACTGGCCGAGAAGATGGAGACCGTCCAGGAGCTGATGGAGTCGCTGCAGGACGACGAATCGTTGAAGGCCTACCTCGAGGCCATGGAAGAGGCCATGGAACAGCTCACGCCGCACGAGGTCCAGCGGCAGATGGAGGACGCGCTCACCGACCAGGAGGAGTTCAACCGCCGCCTCGATCGCACCATCGAACTGCTGCGTCAGCTCGAGCGCGAACGCCAGATGTCCGACCTGGTCGAGGAGGTGAACGAGTACCTCCGTCGTCAGGACCAGCTCGCCGAGCTGACCGATCCGGGTGAGGAGACCGACCCGCAGGAGGGCGACCCGCAGGAGGGCGACCCGCAGGAGGGCGAACAGCAGGACGGCGAACAGCAGGACGGCGACCCGTCCGAGTCCGGTGAGCAGCAGTCCGGCGAACCCCAGGACGGTGAGCAACAGGACGGTGAGCAACAGGACGACGAGCAGACACCTCCGAGTCAGCTGGACGAAGAGGAACTCGCCCGCATGCAGGAGCAGCTGCGCGAGGAGACCGAGCGCCTGCAGGAGCGTCTGCAGGAAGCTCTCGAGCAGATGCAGCAGGAACAACAGGAGGGCGGGTCGCAGGAATCGCCCTCGGCCGAGGAGATGCGCAAGGCGCTGGAGAAGGCCCTCGAACAGTTGCAGCAAGAGGGAGCGCCCTCGGAGTCGATGCAGGATGCCGAGGACCAGCTCGCCGAGGGCGATCGCCAGGAGGCCCGTGAGCAGCAGGACGAGGCCCGTCGCCGTCTGCTCTCGCTGTACGAGGTCATGCTCGAGGGCCAGCAGATGATGCAGTCCGCCCAGGGCAAGTTCGCGGGCGAACAGTTGCAACAGCTCGCCTTCGACCTGCTGCAATTGAGCCACCGCGAGGAAGAAGTGGTCGACGCCCTGCGGGAGACCGTTCGCGGGCAGCGCACGCGTGCCCTCACACGCGAGCAGGGACGCATCCATCGCGCGCTCGACGGACTGAACACCGATCTCGAGGAACTCGCCCGGCAGGACTTCAACATCCCCGAGCGGCTGCTCGGCGAAATGCGTCAGCTCGTCACCCTCGCCGACGACACGGTCGACGAGCTGCAGCGCAACCGGGGCCGGCGCTCGCGCGACACCGCGGTCCAGGTCATGGGCGACATGAACGAGATCGTCATCGCTCTGCTGACGGCCGCCAAGAGTGCGCAGAGCGGTGGTGGTGGTAGCGGCAGTCCCATGCCGAGTCCGTCGGAACAGATGCGGCAGCTCACCGAGGACCAGTCCCGTCTGAACGGCATGACGCAGCAGCTCCGCGAGCGCATGCAGCAGGGCCTGAATGCCGAGGAGCGGCGCCAGCTCGCCGAGCTGCAGGCGCAGCAGCAGTCGATCCGTGAGCAGCTCGACGAGATCCGCGAGCAGATCGACGACGAGCGCCGCGTGCTCGGCGATCTCGAGGACCTGGGCGAGGCCATGGAGCGCGTCGAGGACGATCTCGGCCTGGGCGAGCTGACCGAGGACCTCGAACGCCAGCAGGAACGTATTCTGTCGAGATTGCTCGACGCGGAACGCTCGGTGCGCGAACGCGACTTCGCCAAGCGCCGCGAGGGCCGTGGCTCCGAGGACCTGTTCCGGACCCAGATCGGCGAAGAGGGGATTCCCGGCGTCGAGGAACGCGAGAACGCGCTGCGGCGCTACACCGCGCCCGAACGCGCACCGGAGGCCTACCAGGACGACGTGCGCCGGTACTTCCGTTCGATCCAGCGCGAACTCGATCGACGTGAAGGAGGCCGCCGATGA
- a CDS encoding ATP-binding protein, producing the protein MLTPSTRPALARSWPIVAVGAVVALELVLRQPSMEWGSIATGLVLLVAALTVTMRRQWSRGGLALRAATALALLAAVGFGWPLVRTADLHEAAWQERSRRALEDTADAAADRLETIRATAAERAALALATDDLESVVTPLDVGGDRLDVAVSVWRADSLLAWAGPVPGPERVGPTDVPLVVDYGYRRYLIVQAEGRGDRRASCDVSLGLSDALFPRLGLDLAPGDWLAPDSGASLRLWPSRPEPGDLPEGALLRGVPPDAPWCWLELEAPRLAEQRRRSLEAQGQRVAVALLLGLVPLVVLAWRAWPGREVTPRGTAGILGAIAVATGLRILLERARVLDLAFAPETGTLSLLFLPTYFATSAGWGLLRSAADFVLTGLLVSSAVILLVPAWRQLCARRSPRGMRGLVWAVLAAGSVAQLGWIEVVQALVVRNANPLLIGLDSPFFTVPFLALHVGMLLLLFPLVVALLLGWERWFRGDTAGWVGLAAATAAIAARGIVGDASLVTTLWGVLVPVLGVAMRPAVRSPAFSRRVLTGLLALTWFAGVQSTGLERVYNAEKEEVALQDAAERLEPLDNWRRFLLRDVVQEIAADEALLHRLGDRQADRSNLAFEIWARTLLPSQNFGCRVALRDDEGRLISEFDIGLPYEPTPLRNWRREAPMRRTTEVEAIELATEQGPFLVYRGRIDLERKPVAGDCSRLIIDLPYAAAEGSIPLEDNVPVGLRLLGETPDRDLAPRRTFDEAVLIGHPSDGRVLKASSPVLVGLRLDDLPAPGVWTRQRLDGQLLHVARVEREGRELVVAFEEPTLVERLLDLSRLAALYLAVATVAMLVFGLARLLRVDPRDRWPRALGVIGFEERLLVSMLLIVLLPVFLLGVIQERRGAALARSENLEEVSGRLDTALQLLASNLDELATALIRGEYVQDVIARGNTEASRTLGPFAAAQVMVFDPRRELILDETLGDRDAEEAEAFLRQVEDGELVLEVDAFGWFLGRAYPVLGPDDRTHTVYVRRALRDEDLNRIARTIRADLTLYDGPWAVVSSQAPLYRAGLYSPVLNAAALPVLRGTARRVVEAEQHGGLAVAQGYAVLAGPGSPQRGVLSARLFARATEDARERRRGQMFVFGLSSLALVLAVGAGLALSGRIVGPIRNLVAATDRIARGELDRRVPEIGGDEIGQLVRSFNHMTDALNQSRRQLASRRSFLETVLGSLGAGVLVLDEDTEVVERNRAATTLLDDDEAGFLRRLRGLGPPGAPTDTEIVLGRADGPRTLRTVISPARLESGRPGWLVVFDDVTELLASRRLALYAQMARQVAHEVKNPLTPIQLSAQMVRQAVRDDHPRLDDIVRENTGTIEAQVERLRNIASEFSLLGRERLDDLGEIEVEPLLQEVRSLYPSPRGDGSIEIHTEGPLRALGSREALLKVLTNVVENARQAMGDRGTVRLEARSEGARVRIDVLDEGPGIDPDVQDRLFEPYFSTKSTGTGLGLVICRSLMEKMGGTIGLRNRTDRPGAVATLSLAAAPETAADRGPEATDRNDSSPPA; encoded by the coding sequence ATGCTCACACCGAGCACCCGTCCGGCACTCGCCCGATCCTGGCCGATCGTCGCCGTGGGCGCGGTGGTGGCGCTGGAACTCGTGCTGCGGCAGCCCTCGATGGAATGGGGATCGATCGCCACCGGCCTGGTGCTCCTCGTGGCCGCGCTCACCGTCACGATGCGGCGGCAGTGGTCCAGGGGCGGCCTCGCCCTCCGTGCCGCGACCGCACTGGCCCTGCTCGCCGCAGTGGGTTTCGGCTGGCCGCTGGTCCGCACCGCGGACCTGCACGAGGCGGCGTGGCAGGAGCGCAGCCGGCGAGCCCTCGAGGACACGGCGGACGCCGCCGCGGATCGGCTCGAAACGATCCGGGCCACCGCTGCCGAGCGGGCGGCCCTGGCTCTGGCCACCGACGATCTCGAGTCCGTGGTGACCCCCCTGGACGTCGGCGGAGACCGTCTCGACGTGGCCGTGAGCGTGTGGAGGGCCGACTCGCTGCTCGCCTGGGCCGGGCCGGTGCCGGGACCGGAGCGCGTCGGACCCACCGACGTTCCGCTGGTCGTCGACTACGGCTACCGCCGTTACCTGATCGTACAGGCCGAAGGGCGCGGCGACCGACGGGCATCGTGCGACGTGTCCCTGGGATTGTCCGATGCGCTCTTCCCGCGTCTGGGGCTCGATCTGGCTCCGGGTGACTGGCTCGCGCCCGATTCCGGCGCGTCCCTGCGCCTGTGGCCGAGCCGTCCCGAGCCGGGCGACCTGCCCGAAGGAGCGCTGCTCCGCGGGGTCCCTCCCGACGCCCCGTGGTGCTGGCTCGAGCTCGAGGCGCCCCGGCTGGCCGAGCAACGCCGGCGGTCCCTGGAGGCGCAGGGACAGCGCGTGGCCGTTGCCCTGCTCCTGGGGCTGGTCCCCCTCGTGGTCCTTGCCTGGCGAGCCTGGCCGGGACGCGAGGTGACCCCGCGGGGAACGGCGGGGATCCTGGGCGCGATCGCGGTCGCCACGGGGCTGCGGATCCTGCTCGAGCGCGCCCGGGTCCTCGACCTGGCCTTCGCCCCGGAGACGGGCACGCTGTCGCTGCTCTTCCTGCCCACCTACTTCGCCACGTCGGCCGGCTGGGGACTGCTCCGGTCGGCCGCCGACTTCGTGCTCACCGGCCTGCTGGTCAGTTCGGCGGTGATCCTCCTCGTCCCGGCCTGGCGGCAACTGTGCGCGCGGCGGAGTCCGCGGGGGATGCGTGGACTCGTGTGGGCGGTCCTGGCCGCCGGGTCCGTGGCGCAGCTCGGTTGGATCGAAGTGGTGCAGGCGCTGGTGGTGCGCAACGCCAATCCGCTGCTGATCGGACTCGACAGTCCCTTCTTCACCGTGCCCTTCCTGGCCCTGCACGTGGGCATGTTGTTGCTGTTGTTCCCGCTGGTGGTCGCGCTGCTCCTCGGGTGGGAGCGGTGGTTCCGGGGGGACACGGCGGGGTGGGTCGGTCTGGCCGCGGCCACCGCAGCGATCGCTGCCCGCGGAATCGTCGGCGACGCCTCACTGGTGACCACACTCTGGGGTGTGCTCGTGCCGGTGCTCGGCGTGGCCATGCGGCCGGCGGTCCGGTCGCCCGCCTTCAGCCGGCGCGTCCTCACCGGATTGCTCGCACTGACCTGGTTCGCCGGCGTGCAGAGCACGGGGCTGGAGCGTGTCTACAACGCCGAGAAGGAAGAGGTGGCTCTGCAGGACGCCGCGGAGCGGCTCGAGCCGCTGGACAACTGGCGGCGCTTCCTGCTCCGGGACGTGGTGCAGGAGATCGCCGCCGACGAGGCCCTGCTGCACCGGCTCGGTGACCGGCAGGCCGATCGCAGCAACCTGGCCTTCGAGATCTGGGCGCGCACGCTGCTCCCGTCGCAGAACTTCGGCTGCCGTGTGGCGCTGCGCGACGACGAGGGCCGGTTGATCAGCGAGTTCGACATCGGTCTGCCCTACGAGCCCACGCCGTTACGGAACTGGCGGCGCGAGGCCCCCATGCGTCGGACGACCGAAGTCGAGGCGATCGAGCTGGCCACCGAGCAGGGACCCTTCCTGGTCTACCGGGGACGGATCGACCTGGAGAGGAAACCCGTCGCGGGAGACTGCAGCCGCCTGATCATCGATCTGCCCTATGCCGCCGCGGAGGGATCGATCCCGCTGGAGGACAACGTGCCCGTGGGGCTGCGGCTGCTCGGCGAGACCCCCGATCGTGATCTCGCTCCGCGCCGCACCTTCGACGAAGCGGTGTTGATCGGCCATCCCAGCGACGGCCGGGTCCTCAAGGCGTCGTCGCCGGTGCTGGTCGGCCTGCGGTTGGACGACCTGCCGGCGCCGGGCGTGTGGACGCGACAACGCCTCGACGGGCAATTGCTGCACGTGGCGCGCGTCGAGCGCGAAGGCCGCGAACTGGTCGTCGCCTTCGAAGAACCCACGCTGGTCGAACGGCTGCTGGACCTCAGCCGCCTGGCCGCGCTCTACCTCGCGGTGGCCACGGTGGCCATGCTGGTCTTCGGCCTGGCCCGTCTGCTGCGGGTCGATCCACGGGATCGCTGGCCACGCGCGCTCGGGGTGATCGGATTCGAGGAACGCCTGCTGGTGTCGATGCTGCTCATCGTGCTGCTGCCCGTGTTCCTGCTGGGCGTGATCCAGGAGCGGCGCGGGGCGGCCCTGGCGCGCAGCGAGAACCTCGAAGAGGTCTCGGGCCGGCTCGATACCGCGTTGCAACTGCTCGCGAGCAACCTGGACGAACTCGCGACCGCCCTGATCCGCGGCGAGTACGTGCAGGACGTGATCGCGCGTGGCAACACCGAGGCGTCGCGCACCCTCGGCCCCTTCGCGGCGGCCCAGGTCATGGTCTTCGATCCCCGGCGCGAGCTCATCCTCGACGAGACCCTCGGAGACCGCGACGCCGAGGAGGCCGAAGCCTTCCTGCGCCAGGTCGAAGACGGCGAACTCGTGCTCGAGGTCGATGCCTTCGGATGGTTCCTGGGGCGCGCGTACCCGGTGCTCGGGCCCGACGATCGCACCCACACCGTGTACGTCCGGCGGGCCCTGCGCGACGAGGACCTCAACCGGATCGCGCGGACGATCCGCGCCGATCTGACTCTCTACGACGGCCCCTGGGCCGTGGTCAGCAGCCAGGCGCCCCTGTACCGCGCCGGCTTGTACTCGCCGGTGCTCAACGCGGCCGCCCTGCCGGTGCTGCGCGGGACCGCGCGTCGCGTCGTCGAGGCGGAACAGCACGGCGGTCTGGCCGTGGCGCAGGGGTACGCCGTGCTCGCCGGGCCGGGTTCGCCGCAACGGGGCGTGCTGTCCGCCCGGCTGTTCGCGCGCGCCACCGAGGACGCCCGCGAGCGCCGTCGTGGCCAGATGTTCGTATTCGGACTGAGCTCGCTGGCCCTCGTGTTGGCCGTGGGGGCGGGGCTGGCCCTCTCGGGTCGGATCGTGGGGCCGATCCGCAACCTGGTGGCTGCCACCGATCGAATCGCGCGGGGTGAGCTCGATCGACGGGTGCCGGAAATCGGCGGCGACGAGATCGGTCAGCTGGTCCGTTCGTTCAACCACATGACCGACGCGCTGAACCAGAGCCGCCGGCAGCTCGCTTCGCGTCGCTCCTTCCTCGAGACGGTGCTGGGCAGTCTGGGGGCGGGCGTGTTGGTGCTCGACGAGGACACCGAGGTGGTCGAGCGCAACCGCGCGGCGACCACGCTGCTCGACGACGACGAGGCAGGATTCCTCCGGCGGTTGCGCGGCCTCGGTCCTCCCGGCGCGCCCACCGACACCGAGATCGTGCTCGGTCGGGCCGACGGGCCCCGCACGCTGCGTACGGTGATCTCGCCGGCGCGTCTCGAGTCGGGCCGGCCGGGCTGGTTGGTGGTCTTCGACGACGTCACCGAGCTGCTCGCGAGCCGTCGTCTGGCGCTGTACGCGCAGATGGCCCGCCAGGTCGCCCACGAGGTCAAGAACCCGCTGACGCCGATCCAGCTCTCGGCGCAGATGGTGCGGCAGGCCGTGCGTGACGACCACCCGCGGCTCGACGACATCGTCCGCGAGAACACGGGGACGATCGAGGCACAGGTCGAACGCCTGAGGAACATCGCCTCGGAGTTCAGTCTGCTGGGCCGGGAGCGCCTCGACGACCTCGGCGAGATCGAGGTCGAGCCGCTTTTGCAGGAAGTTCGCAGCCTCTATCCGTCGCCCCGGGGGGACGGTTCGATCGAGATCCACACCGAGGGCCCGTTGCGGGCGCTCGGCTCGCGCGAGGCCCTGCTGAAGGTCCTGACGAACGTGGTCGAGAACGCCCGACAGGCGATGGGCGATCGTGGTACGGTGCGTCTGGAGGCCCGATCCGAGGGCGCCCGCGTCCGGATCGACGTGCTGGACGAAGGTCCGGGTATCGACCCGGACGTGCAGGACCGCCTGTTCGAACCGTACTTCTCGACCAAGAGCACCGGCACCGGCCTGGGACTGGTGATCTGCCGCAGTCTCATGGAGAAGATGGGTGGGACGATCGGCCTGCGGAATCGCACCGACCGGCCCGGCGCGGTGGCGACCCTGTCGCTCGCCGCGGCTCCGGAGACGGCGGCCGACCGTGGGCCCGAGGCCACCGATCGGAACGATTCGTCACCCCCGGCGTAG
- a CDS encoding tetratricopeptide repeat protein, translating to MIRTMWTVVFGVALATMAPGASASPPTESAQRLQVPVPQAQDGARAEVEAVRRRVEVLARSGRVGQAIELLELREDERGELESSLSRRLARLYRDTGRWEDLAALLLRGVDGEENDLDIGQSRLLAEARYELGRTAEARATLDRLIDRNPGDTSLRRMVANVLGQRGRRAEAIEVLVEGRRISGDPLDFAQLLARFHAQLGQMPDAVREYCKVIVASPLNVSLVRGQILELASDAPQQVGTMLEVARAMAARHRDVPQIGIVVAELEMRAGDPDAAWNTLARLVGEPELTQEMLRLALAGLADSRLPDTDPDRVLPRLRLSARVARAMLANESVPASLEPRVYDTLVRSLLAMLENDAFGRLDRDAQFDILDETRRSIVEMQERFAGNRLTASALLRLAGVYVDALHEPEPAIELYELLSVNTSSSREEVNLARLGLARAHVAEGDTATAREMFESIGQDMDFVEGQGRAQYHLGMIDFMG from the coding sequence ATGATCCGCACGATGTGGACGGTGGTCTTCGGCGTCGCCCTGGCCACGATGGCTCCGGGTGCGAGTGCGAGCCCGCCGACGGAGTCTGCCCAGCGCCTGCAGGTGCCGGTGCCCCAGGCCCAGGACGGCGCGCGGGCCGAGGTCGAGGCCGTGCGTCGACGCGTGGAGGTCCTGGCCCGGTCCGGACGGGTGGGGCAGGCCATCGAGCTGTTGGAACTGCGCGAGGACGAGCGAGGCGAACTCGAGAGCTCGCTGTCGCGTCGACTCGCGCGTCTGTACCGCGACACCGGCCGGTGGGAGGACCTGGCGGCCCTCCTGCTCCGCGGTGTCGACGGAGAGGAGAACGACCTCGACATCGGGCAGTCCCGTCTGCTGGCCGAGGCGCGCTACGAACTCGGTCGTACCGCGGAGGCTCGGGCCACGCTCGACCGCCTGATCGATCGCAACCCCGGCGACACCTCCCTGCGTCGCATGGTGGCCAACGTGCTCGGTCAGCGCGGTCGGCGGGCCGAGGCGATCGAGGTGCTGGTCGAGGGACGTCGGATCTCCGGGGACCCCCTGGACTTCGCGCAGCTACTCGCACGGTTCCACGCCCAACTCGGTCAGATGCCGGACGCAGTGCGCGAGTACTGCAAGGTGATCGTCGCGAGCCCGCTGAACGTGAGTCTGGTGCGCGGTCAGATCCTGGAGCTGGCCTCGGACGCTCCCCAGCAGGTCGGGACCATGCTCGAAGTGGCTCGTGCGATGGCCGCCCGACATCGCGACGTGCCGCAGATCGGGATCGTGGTCGCCGAGCTCGAGATGCGTGCCGGCGATCCCGACGCAGCGTGGAACACGCTGGCGCGTCTGGTCGGCGAACCGGAGCTCACGCAGGAGATGCTCCGCCTGGCCCTGGCCGGGCTGGCCGACAGCCGCCTGCCCGACACCGATCCCGACCGGGTGCTGCCCCGCCTGCGTCTGAGTGCACGCGTGGCGCGGGCGATGCTCGCGAACGAGTCCGTTCCGGCATCGCTGGAACCCCGTGTCTACGACACGCTCGTCCGCAGCCTGCTGGCCATGCTCGAGAACGACGCCTTCGGTCGGCTCGATCGCGACGCGCAGTTCGACATCCTCGACGAGACGCGACGCAGCATCGTCGAGATGCAGGAACGGTTCGCGGGCAATCGTCTCACCGCATCGGCCCTTCTGCGATTGGCCGGTGTCTACGTCGACGCCCTGCACGAACCCGAGCCAGCGATCGAGCTCTACGAGCTGCTGTCCGTGAACACCAGCAGCAGTCGCGAGGAGGTCAACCTCGCACGTCTGGGACTCGCCCGTGCCCACGTCGCGGAGGGTGACACCGCCACCGCGCGCGAGATGTTCGAGTCGATCGGACAGGACATGGACTTCGTCGAGGGCCAGGGACGTGCCCAGTACCACCTGGGCATGATCGACTTCATGGG
- a CDS encoding DUF4159 domain-containing protein, which yields MFTFRPVLLATALVLVVGALAVEASAQFTEDLGRVRVARLQYAGGGDWYADPSSLPNLHAELARRTGIPSVERDLALTLDDERLYRYPLLYATGHGVIRPLPADVERLRRYLDAGGFLWVDDNYGIDTSFRQLVADLYPDAELVPIGSDHPIYDSFYRLDGLPKVHEHDGDPAQGYGVFHEGRMAIFYSWSSDIGDGLEDPAVHDNSPEAREAALRMAVNVVMFALTQP from the coding sequence ATGTTCACGTTCCGCCCCGTACTCCTCGCGACCGCTCTGGTCCTCGTCGTGGGCGCGCTCGCCGTCGAGGCGTCCGCCCAGTTCACCGAGGACCTCGGGCGTGTGCGCGTGGCGCGTCTGCAGTACGCCGGCGGGGGGGACTGGTACGCCGATCCCAGCAGCCTGCCCAATCTGCACGCCGAGCTCGCCCGGCGGACGGGGATCCCCTCCGTGGAGCGCGACCTCGCGCTGACGCTCGACGACGAGCGTCTCTACCGCTATCCGCTGCTCTACGCCACCGGCCACGGCGTCATCCGTCCACTGCCGGCCGACGTCGAGCGTCTGCGTCGCTATCTCGACGCCGGGGGATTCCTCTGGGTCGACGACAACTACGGCATCGACACGAGCTTCCGGCAGCTGGTGGCCGACCTGTACCCGGACGCCGAACTCGTCCCGATCGGGTCGGATCATCCGATCTACGATTCCTTCTATCGTCTCGACGGCCTGCCCAAGGTCCACGAACACGACGGGGATCCGGCGCAGGGCTACGGGGTGTTCCACGAGGGTCGAATGGCGATCTTCTACTCGTGGAGTTCCGACATCGGCGACGGGCTCGAGGACCCGGCCGTGCACGACAATTCCCCCGAGGCGCGTGAAGCGGCCCTGCGCATGGCCGTGAACGTGGTGATGTTCGCGCTCACCCAGCCCTGA